One part of the Melioribacteraceae bacterium genome encodes these proteins:
- a CDS encoding cold-shock protein, producing MSERVKGTVKWFNGAKGYGFIQRKDGDDVFVHFQAIVGEGYKTLQEGQQVEFTVAQGQKGPQAQEVKVIQ from the coding sequence ATGTCAGAACGAGTAAAAGGAACCGTAAAATGGTTCAACGGCGCAAAAGGTTATGGATTCATTCAACGCAAAGACGGAGATGATGTTTTTGTTCATTTCCAGGCAATTGTTGGTGAAGGATACAAAACCCTTCAGGAAGGTCAGCAGGTTGAATTCACGGTTGCTCAAGGTCAAAAAGGCCCACAAGCTCAGGAAGTAAAAGTTATTCAATAA
- a CDS encoding putative Ig domain-containing protein: MNLKLLSLLIIFIFPPVQYYAQEELIRLKDGWKFKVGDSNNFTDPEYSKLNYTDSDWNDISIDKIWEEQGYDPLDGFAWYRIKVFIPSSLKQNAYLKDSLKIFLGKVNNFDHTFLNGKIIGINGFNVKTDHKIDSTFLNAETILWDKNRRYTLPTDDPRILWDNINIIAVRVFDQGGQGGIYTGNGSVSMTNVTEYLFTNSATTEFEFSGDSITKNFYIKNISDRLKLAGTFEINAVDKTNGNNLFVKNEPVELNPGDNKNFSYTLSNILKPVKVQYDFRFTGTKEIFSFTEEVPYILTPVPPKHPRINGAKIYGQSPGRPFLYTVAVTGERPVKFKAANLPEGLSIDENTGIINGVVRKTGQYTINVEVANKYGSAGAEIKFIIGEKLALTPPMGWNSWNVWGLAVDQQKVLESARVFKEKLINHGWTFINIDDGWEIKGDSPLPKRDSNGFILTNEKFPDMKALADSIHAMGLKLGIYSSPGPLTCGGYTASYQHELQDAQSFASWGIDYLKYDWCSYDQIAKDKSIPELKKPYFVMRDALKQINRDIVYSLCQYGMGKVWEWGAEVGGNLWRTTGDITDTWKSMSEIGFNQIENAKYAGPGQWNDPDMLVVGWVGWGPNLHPTKLTPDEQYTHISLWSLLSAPLLIGCDLSRADPFTMNLLTNDEVLSVNQDPLGKQAVPVLKEGNIQVWIKELADGNKAVGIFNLGDSTEQFELDLLRTGLNENVRIRDVWRQKEIPHKGEKILFGVPSHGCYLIKSDSL; the protein is encoded by the coding sequence ATGAACCTCAAACTTTTATCACTTCTTATCATATTTATTTTCCCTCCGGTTCAATATTACGCGCAGGAAGAGTTAATCAGACTTAAGGACGGATGGAAATTCAAAGTTGGCGACAGTAATAATTTTACTGATCCCGAATACTCTAAACTTAACTATACCGATTCTGATTGGAATGATATTTCTATCGACAAAATATGGGAAGAGCAGGGATACGATCCGTTAGACGGTTTTGCCTGGTACAGAATAAAAGTCTTTATTCCCTCTTCGCTAAAACAGAATGCATACTTAAAAGACAGTTTGAAGATTTTTCTTGGAAAGGTGAATAATTTTGACCATACTTTTCTAAACGGGAAGATAATCGGAATTAACGGATTTAATGTTAAAACCGATCATAAAATTGACTCAACCTTTCTTAATGCCGAAACAATTCTCTGGGATAAAAACCGGCGCTATACCCTGCCAACAGATGACCCGCGAATACTATGGGATAATATTAATATTATCGCGGTCCGTGTTTTCGATCAGGGTGGTCAGGGCGGAATTTATACCGGCAATGGTTCTGTAAGTATGACGAATGTAACTGAATACCTTTTTACAAATTCAGCTACCACCGAATTCGAATTTTCCGGCGACTCAATTACGAAAAACTTCTACATTAAAAATATCTCGGACAGATTAAAGTTAGCCGGAACATTTGAGATTAATGCTGTAGATAAGACTAACGGAAATAATCTCTTTGTGAAAAATGAGCCGGTGGAATTGAATCCGGGAGATAATAAAAATTTCTCTTATACTCTGAGCAATATTTTAAAACCTGTAAAGGTTCAATATGATTTTAGATTTACCGGGACTAAAGAGATCTTTTCTTTCACAGAGGAGGTACCTTATATTCTAACTCCGGTTCCCCCAAAGCACCCCAGAATAAACGGTGCAAAAATCTACGGTCAATCCCCGGGTAGACCCTTTCTTTATACCGTTGCTGTAACCGGAGAAAGACCGGTAAAATTCAAAGCAGCGAATCTGCCTGAAGGACTTTCTATTGATGAGAATACAGGAATTATAAACGGCGTAGTCCGTAAAACCGGCCAATATACTATTAATGTTGAAGTTGCGAATAAATATGGCTCGGCCGGAGCTGAGATTAAATTTATAATTGGAGAAAAACTTGCATTAACTCCGCCGATGGGATGGAACAGCTGGAATGTATGGGGACTTGCAGTTGATCAGCAAAAAGTTCTGGAATCGGCCAGGGTTTTTAAGGAAAAATTAATTAATCACGGATGGACATTTATTAACATTGATGACGGATGGGAAATAAAAGGCGACTCTCCATTGCCTAAACGTGATTCAAACGGTTTTATTTTAACGAACGAAAAATTTCCTGATATGAAAGCTCTAGCAGACAGCATCCATGCTATGGGATTGAAACTCGGGATTTACAGTTCGCCCGGGCCTTTAACCTGCGGCGGTTATACTGCATCTTATCAGCATGAGTTACAGGACGCACAATCATTTGCTTCCTGGGGAATCGACTATCTTAAATACGATTGGTGTTCATACGATCAGATTGCCAAAGACAAATCAATCCCCGAACTAAAAAAACCTTACTTTGTAATGCGAGACGCATTAAAGCAAATTAACCGGGATATTGTCTACAGTTTATGCCAGTACGGGATGGGAAAAGTCTGGGAATGGGGCGCTGAAGTTGGAGGTAATCTCTGGCGAACAACAGGTGATATTACGGATACATGGAAGAGTATGAGTGAGATTGGTTTCAATCAGATTGAAAATGCGAAATATGCCGGTCCGGGGCAATGGAATGACCCCGATATGCTTGTAGTCGGCTGGGTTGGCTGGGGCCCGAATTTACATCCTACAAAATTAACACCAGACGAGCAGTATACTCATATCAGTCTCTGGTCTCTACTCTCTGCACCACTGCTGATCGGATGCGACTTATCGAGGGCTGATCCTTTCACAATGAATCTGCTTACAAATGATGAAGTCTTATCTGTTAATCAGGACCCTCTTGGAAAACAGGCAGTACCGGTTTTGAAAGAAGGCAATATTCAAGTCTGGATTAAAGAACTTGCGGATGGTAATAAAGCGGTAGGGATTTTTAACCTCGGTGATAGTACCGAACAGTTCGAATTAGACTTATTAAGGACCGGATTAAATGAAAATGTAAGGATAAGAGACGTCTGGCGGCAAAAGGAAATCCCGCACAAGGGTGAAAAGATTTTATTCGGAGTTCCTTCGCACGGATGCTACCTGATCAAATCTGATTCTCTTTAA
- the msrA gene encoding peptide-methionine (S)-S-oxide reductase MsrA — MKYLILLILLIFTGCNISRQNLSHELNEEKMIDTSKYSVATFGSGCFWCTEAVFELVKGVLKVESGYSGGSVPNPTYEAVCTGLTGHAEVVMIYFDPNLVSYSELLEIFWKTHDPTTLNRQGADVGTQYRSVIFYHNEDQKRLAEEYKQKLDEARIWNDPIVTEISPFRKFYKAEDYHQNYYENNTYQGYCSFVITPKIEKFKKVFSDKLK; from the coding sequence ATGAAATATTTAATTCTGCTGATATTATTAATATTTACAGGGTGTAATATCAGCCGGCAAAACTTATCTCATGAATTAAATGAGGAAAAAATGATAGATACTTCAAAATATTCTGTTGCAACTTTCGGTTCGGGATGCTTCTGGTGTACAGAGGCGGTATTTGAATTAGTAAAAGGTGTTTTAAAAGTAGAATCCGGTTACTCGGGCGGATCGGTACCGAATCCTACTTATGAAGCCGTATGTACGGGACTGACAGGTCATGCGGAAGTTGTCATGATTTATTTTGATCCAAATTTAGTTTCCTATAGCGAACTCCTCGAAATATTCTGGAAGACTCACGATCCCACAACATTAAATAGACAGGGTGCCGATGTCGGTACACAGTACAGGTCGGTAATTTTCTATCATAATGAGGATCAGAAAAGACTTGCTGAGGAATACAAACAGAAGCTCGATGAAGCCCGAATCTGGAATGATCCGATCGTTACAGAAATCAGTCCCTTTAGAAAATTCTACAAAGCTGAGGATTATCACCAGAATTATTATGAGAATAATACTTATCAGGGTTATTGCAGTTTTGTAATCACTCCGAAAATAGAAAAATTCAAGAAAGTCTTTTCAGATAAACTGAAATAA
- a CDS encoding T9SS type A sorting domain-containing protein, with product MKKYIYLFLLSFCLFPSFSSPQSNTTAFLFSFENSTEVDIDNMEGTPVFTTYGILNGPKYFGGHTGQSVSYSGWHPGDALRFGFNTSGGQNLRFQVYMQCSNYDVGKFMIRVSSDLQDWTEMEPEFIPPTVFALYGPYILPASFEDVPEVYIEILKTDSAKSSLNNLRLDEATLIGDGPLPVELVSFSAKLIEHKVVLDWSTSTEVNNYGFELMRSTDGCCWDSITFLQGNGNSNTIRHYNYTDTPFGGLKFIYKLKQIDFDGRLKYYDPVEVTMEKISQFSLEQNYPNPFNPETTIRFSLPFQTDVKVILFNLLGEFVAEILNDDLNEGYYEYKFNGRGLASGVYFYQLRAGNTRLTKKLIITK from the coding sequence ATGAAAAAGTATATTTATTTATTTCTGTTAAGTTTCTGTCTATTTCCGTCCTTCTCATCTCCACAGTCTAACACAACAGCTTTTCTTTTCTCATTTGAAAATTCAACTGAAGTTGATATCGATAATATGGAAGGAACTCCGGTTTTTACTACATATGGTATATTAAACGGACCTAAATATTTTGGTGGTCATACCGGTCAATCAGTTTCATATTCTGGCTGGCACCCTGGTGATGCATTAAGATTCGGATTTAATACTTCCGGTGGTCAAAACCTCAGATTTCAGGTATATATGCAATGCTCGAACTATGATGTCGGTAAATTTATGATAAGGGTAAGCAGTGATTTGCAAGACTGGACTGAAATGGAACCGGAATTCATTCCTCCAACTGTATTTGCTCTATATGGCCCTTATATTTTACCGGCTTCTTTTGAGGACGTACCTGAAGTTTATATCGAAATTCTGAAAACAGACTCCGCAAAGAGTTCACTTAATAACCTGCGATTGGATGAAGCGACTCTAATAGGAGATGGACCTCTACCGGTTGAGCTGGTTTCATTCTCAGCAAAGCTTATTGAACACAAAGTAGTGCTCGATTGGTCAACATCAACGGAAGTAAATAATTACGGATTTGAATTGATGAGATCAACAGATGGATGTTGCTGGGACTCGATTACGTTTCTACAAGGCAATGGCAACTCGAACACTATTAGGCATTATAATTATACCGATACGCCTTTTGGGGGACTAAAATTTATTTACAAACTGAAACAGATCGATTTCGACGGAAGACTTAAGTATTACGATCCTGTGGAAGTTACTATGGAAAAGATCTCTCAATTCTCTCTTGAACAGAATTATCCTAATCCGTTTAATCCCGAAACTACAATCCGGTTTTCACTTCCTTTCCAGACAGATGTAAAGGTTATACTGTTCAATCTTTTAGGCGAGTTTGTTGCCGAGATATTGAACGATGACCTGAATGAAGGATATTACGAATACAAATTTAACGGAAGGGGTCTGGCAAGCGGAGTCTACTTTTACCAGCTTCGTGCCGGCAATACCAGACTGACAAAGAAACTGATTATTACTAAATAG